In Saccharomyces eubayanus strain FM1318 chromosome II, whole genome shotgun sequence, the genomic stretch CGCTTGGATATGACCTTTCAAACTGCGACAGCACTGAAGAGCAAAGGTCCCAATCGAAATTTGGAGGCTGGAATAATGCGATGTCCCTATTGCGCAGCTGCTCGCTCCACTGCTGTTCTGACATGTTTTGACCCGGCCCCTGCTGGGATGGTTGTATCATCATGTCAGGgttattttggaaaagaatatgtGCTATTTGGCCACCCTTGCCATTTTCTCTGGTCGGTATGGTGGAGAATTTTCCTGAAAGATCGGCTATTTGGTTCTTGTAAGACTTTCTCAGTTTCACGGCTTTCGTGCCGTCCACGTTCGTTCTTGCCACTTGTCTGGAGATGTCGTCCAGGCCGTACACCGATATCAAGTCCTGTAGAGGGTTTGGCTGTTGATACGTGTACGTTGTTTCTGGATCCACGTAATAGTAGTATGAGGGAATCGTGCTTTCGTCTACGCTTGAGGCCATTATAGTTGTATCTTGTCGGTTAAGTTAATATTGGTAGTATTAGCCACTATAAGTCTTTATCAAGTTGCGATTGCTAGACGAGAACGGAACGAAAAGGCTCTATTTAAACCAAGTACACCTCTTCGTTTCTCAATATTGTTgggcttttctttttttttttttttcttccacgTCTATCTATTGTCTCTATCAAAATGtgggaaaaagaaacgtaGAATGATGAACCAAACGAGTATGCGACGTTTTTACATCCGTGCATTCTAGAATGTTTGGGCGCAATACCAACtgtcgtttttttttttcggttCAAAAATCAAGCTGGAAAGAGCCCGAACTGAGGCCGCTTGCTGTTTCAGTGACAGATGGCTGGAAAATGCCCACTGGGCGCTGTTGGGCCCAGCAAACCAGGCCCGGAAGCCATCCGCCGGGCGAAGGAATTGGCCTTGCTAGGAGGAGACTGTGTTGGCCTTTTCCCTGGAGAGCTGGGAAGGCTGGGCTGGGCTCCTGCCCCCGAAGCAAGGGAGAATGGAATCCTTTCCTCTGCGAGAGAGAGAGGTTTTAGTCTGGCAACAGGTAATACCGTTCTCTCATCTATTTGCAAAAACGTTTGCTAAATACTTTTAAAGAGCTTAGCTTTTGATATTTACTTTGTTCTCCTATTCTAAAGTAACCACCAAAAAGGGACAATACACTGAACGATAAAAGTATGTGACACATGATTGTATGCTAAGATGAATGGCCTGAACGGCAATGTTATGAGATCAGCATCAGCTATACGTGGCGATGGAAGTAAACATTAGTGCACACGGAAATTGGATGAGATGACCTACTTTAGACCAATGACATGGGGTTGTCTACTAATGCATACCAAGTCTGAAATGCAAGCCACTAGAGTTGGATAGTGGAAAGagctaaagaaaaaaaattctccAAGGATTAAGATGCGAGATTCTCATATTCAATCATTCTTCAGGTTAACGTTTCTTGAATCTGTTATACTAACAAAATGTTTCCGTTTGCAAATCTTTTTTGCTcgttttttctatttttttaatcaGATGGCCTCCTTACCTCACCCAAAGATTGTCAAGAAGCACACCAAGAAGTTCAAGCGTCACCACTCTGACCGTTACCACAGAGTCTCTGAAAACTGGAGAAAGCAAAAGGGTATTGACTCTGTTgttagaagaagattcaGAGGTAACATCTCTGAACCAAAGATCGGTTACGGTTCTAACAAGAAGACTAAGTTTTTGTCTCCATCTGGTCACAAGATTTTCTTGGTTGCTAACGTCAAGGATTTGGAAACTTTGACCATGCACACCAAGTCTTACGCTGCTGAAATTGCCCACAACATTTCTGCCAAGAACAGAGTTGTCATTTTGGCCAGAGCTAAGGCTTTAGGTGTCAAAGTCACCAACCCAAAGGGTCGTTTGGCTTTGGAAGCttaaattaaataaagTCTTACAAATAATAACCTTCATTTAATTTTAAATTtcaatacaaaaaattcaaatcaacCATAACTTTTTAAATCTACCACTAGATAATTGTATAAAGTGATTTActgttttttaattttgttttcattatctaTCAAAACTATGGATTCTTTTCTAGCTTTACTCTTGGAAGAGCTTTCTAAAATGTATGTAAGAGAgagtgtgtgtgtgtgtgtgtgtgtgtgtgtgtgtgtgcaTGTGTACATAAGTTCCTCGGTTAGTAGTATAACCAGTTCAAAAGCAACGCGACCAGGGTCATGACAAGTAACGTGGTTGGATTTAGACCCTGCTCTCTAGCAGATGATGTTGATGTCGAACCTTGCCTATCGGATGCCTTCTGGCTCGGCATCGCGGAGTAAGACACTTTTACTTTCTGAAAGACCATGACGTCCTTGTATTGTTCTTCGAGCTTAGCCCAGTTGGACAATAGCTTCGTATCATTCATGTCTGCGTAATCTGCAGGGACAGGAAGTGTAACAATCAAGAACTTGTCACGTCTTTGTCTGATTTCGTCTTCAGTAGTCGATTTGGGTAGTCCAAGGAAAACAACTTGGACTTCTGTACTCTCATGAGCCTCAATGATGGCCACATTGGGCCTCACACAATAACTTTTGGGGGCACTAGTCCTCACTTTGAAAATCAGCCTCTGGCCGCCATCGTTCTCGAGCTTTATATACTCCGTTGATTGTTCATTAAGGGGAGCTGGAGCAGTAAGTATTAGTAAACGTGTACGTTATACCAAAAATAGCCGCAAAATGCCCGAAGAAATCCTACTTTCCAAACATACCTTTGAATGCCAATTCTTCCGGCACTATCCTCATTATTAATCGCTCTTAATTGCCATTCCCTGTGACAACTCATCATGTCATTGTGAAATACCCTTTGTTCCTTCTTATAACAATGGATGCGTCATTCTAAACGGGCAAGCCTTATTAAATTATATTTAGTTACTACAGTAGTCTTCATATATGTATCGAGGAAGTCATTAGCATGTTGGCTTAGTAGTCATCACCTTTAGAGACGACTTCCTTCTTGTTCGCATGCAACAGAATAGTGTGTTCGAATTGCGCGGTGTAGGAGCCTGGAATATCGTTTAATGGAGGATAGTCCTGCACTAAACCGTGTCTGACCAAGTTATTCAATGCAAATAAGTATTTCTCTTGGCCCAGTCTGTCCAGATATCGACGGCAGAAGGGTAAAGTTCCAAAGTTACGGTCTATGACTTTCAATAAGTTTTTGGCACTGTCCAATGTGGGCATTACTTGTTGCTCGTCGCGAGATCTGGCATAGTGGGAAACTTCCCCGCCGGAAGTGACATAACCTCTACCAGTAGAGCCAAAAGTTTCGATGGCGAAATGTTCACCTTCCTCCATCTTTGTGGTGTCCCCATTCTTGACAATTGGGACGGACTTACCACCATGGATACTGTACGGTCCGATATTGTGCCCGCAAAGGTTACGACAGGGTTTTACTTGGAAAGTTTCGCCATTGATCTCCACTTCGTAGGATTCCATGACTTCTTGGATGGCTTCACCAATGTCAGTCAGTCTGACATCGATACCGGCTTCTTTGATACCCGTGTAAGTGGCATCCTTGACGGCAGCCAGCAAGTTGTCGTATTGCGGGTCAAACGCAACGGTAAAAGCGGAGTCAATGATGTTACCGTTTATCTGTACACCATAGTCCACTTTCATCACGTCTTCGTATTTCAAGACGGTCTTGTCGCCTGCATTTGGTGTGAAATGTGCAGCACAGTGGTTAAGGGAAAGGCCTGTAGGGAACCCGATACCTTGAGATTTTGGATTATCCATCGCTAATAAGTCTTCTGCACCGGTAAACTTTCTGGTGGAATTTTCAATCATATCGGCGATATCCATTAACTTCATCCCTGGAACTATCTTGTCCTTGATGACTCTTCTCACACGGCGATGGATTTCAGCACCTTTTCTAACATCATTCCAATGTTCGGCCCTTTCCAagtctcttttcaaataacgGGATTCTTCGTCAGTGGTTCTTTCTAGATTGAAATCCTGGTGGTAGTCCATCCACTCACCTTCTGGATACTTCCCATCTGGGAACAGCAattcaattttcttcacattgctcttcttcttcttctttttcttgttcttcttcttcttattttccGTTGGGCCTGATTCGTCAACTATGGTTTCGCCCTGCGGCTCGATAGCCTCATTTTCTAAATGTAATTCCTTCAATTCTGATACAGTAGCATTTTCTACTTTGCCATCGGACATTCTCGCAACGTGCTAACTCCTTTCCACAGTGTCTTGCTGTGATATTTACCTTATTAAGCAACTATTATGggttgcttttctttttaaagCTCGccttttttcatcatcgaaaaaaaacgtAACAAGAGAGACTCGTTAACTAAAAAGGCCCattaaagaataaatatCTTGACAAACCTTACACAGAAAGCGCATTCAGGATGTTGAGGAGCTCGTGTAGGCTTTCAAGGTCCTCtttaagaagaaattttacaaCCGCAGGTTTTTTGCGTCAGCAAAACTCTGACATCGACAGAATTATATTAAATCCAATCAAACTGGCTCAAGGGAACAAGAACAATGATGGCCAAGCTTCTAAACTCAATAGTAACAGCGCAGATATACTATCGATGGAAATTCCAATAGATATGATGCAGTCAGCAGGACGAATCAACAGGAGGGAGCTTCTATCCGAGGCAGAGATTGCTAGGGGTAGTGTGGAAAACGCTCAAATGAGATTCAATTCAGGGAAATCAATAATCgtaaacaagaacaaccCTGCTGAATCATTCAAGAGGTTAAACAGAGTTATgtttgaaaataacattCCTGGAGATAAGAAAAGTCAACGATTTTACATGAAACCAGGAAAAGTGGCTGAGTTGAAGAAGTCTCAAAGACATAGAAAAGAGTTCATGATGGGGTTCAAAAGATTAATTGATATTGTGAAAGACGCCAAGAGGAAAGGATACTGATTTATTTTCTAGGTCTTAAATGACATTACATATAATCTATTCAATTCAATTTCTGTAAATAAGTTAAGTGTAAATATTCACTTGtttttacatatttttttattcaattatCTCATATATCCATTATTTCCAATGTATAAAAAAGGAACGAAGTAAATACAGCTGCTCGAACAAActacaagaagaagcagacacaaaaagtaaatagCACGAAGCACCAACGATATGCCATCAGACCCACGTTCAGGGGTCTTGACTCTGCTCCATACAGCATGCGGTGCAGGCGTATTAGCTATGCCGTTTGCATTCAAGCCGTTTGGGTTAATGCCAGCTTTGATAACACTGACGTTCTGTGGAGTATGTTCCATGTGTGGGTTGCTATTGCAGACGCGAATAGTGAAGTACGTACCTAAATCTGAAAACGCTTCATTTGCTAAACTCACACAACTAATCAACCCATCGTTGAGTATagtatttgattttgccATTGCTGTTAAGTGTTTTGGAGTTGGTGTCTCTTACTTGATTATTGTCGGAGACCTGATGCCACAGATAATGTCATCGATCTTATACCGTAATGATGATAACACCGGGGATTCGCAAGAGCATCACTGGTTCTTGGACAGGCGATTATACATATCTTTAGTCATAACGTTTGTCATTGCTCCCTTATGCTTCAAGAAAAGCCTAAATTCTCTACGGCATGCTTCTATGATTGCTATTGTTAGTGTTGCTTATTTGTGTGGCTTGATTATTTACCATTTTCTAAATCGGTCCCAATTAGAGAGAGGCCAAGTCTATTTTATGACACCCCACCAAGATGCCCAATCTCATTCATCTCTGACAACGTTGCCGATTTTTGTGTTTGCTTATACTTGTCATCATAATATGTTTAGTGTCATTAATGAACAAGCAGACAAGAGCTTCAAGATCCTCAGAAAAATTCCTATTGTTGCCATTTCTTTGGCCTATATTTTATACATCGTTATTGGTGGAACAGGTTATATGACCTTCGGTGATAATATTGTTGGGAATATTATCACACTATACCCGAACTCCATATACACCACCATCGGAAGGCTGGCTATGCTACTACTCGTTACGTTAGCATTCCCGCTACAATGTCATCCCTGTAGATCGTCCATAAAAAACATGattgtttttattgaaaactTAAGAAAGGGCACGACGCATGATACCACGACTGGCTTTATTCCTCTAGACAATCTAAGTAGTGAAGATCCCCAAGAAATAGCACAACAAGACAACGAGCAATCAAATCTGCCAGGTGAATCAATAAGACAAACTAATGTCATCACTCTTTGTatcttgatattttcataTTTGTTGGCCATTTCAATTACTTCCCTGGCCAAAGTCCTAGCCATTGTTGGAGCTACGGGATCCACATCtatctcttttattttacCTGGTCTTTTTGGCTACAAATTAATCGGCTCAGAGTTTACCAACAGGAATGACAGAGTGCCGACAAGTGTAAAGATTTTCAAGTATTTAGGTCTATTCCTATTTATTTGGGGTATAGCAGTAATGGTAACTTCTTTATTTGCTACCGCATTTTTAGGATCATCATCCCATTGAATCTTTGTACATCACATTTTTGTACTTTTATAAgacaaagataaaaataaataaaaaactcTCTGCATGACAATTAATAAAATGGTGACCATCCCATGTATATAACACTTAAATTCGACGGATCTGTTGCTTGCTGAATTAAGTCCTGTACACTAGACTCGACGCTTAACCCATTACCCATTAATTTTTCCTCCACACCTTTCAGAGCTCTATAAGATTCTTggttttcgtttttgtcACTGATGTTAATAAATTTACTGACATTATCAAAAGTAGAAATAATCTCACTCTCTTCTTCGAATAGGTGTTCATGCTTTTTGACTGGCGACATTACCCATGAATAAAGCGGATCCCATTTCAAGATATTCAAAACGCACATCACCTTAATGTAATCCTTTCTTAGTAAGGCATAGACTCTTTCACAGCTCCGTCTAAATAATCCATCTACACCTGTGACTCCAAATCCGTCTATAATATCCCTGGTTAATCTGAAGGGAACCAATTCTGGAATGGGTAGCAGTCTACCCTGGTCGAAAGCGATGCCCAGATCTATATGAATAGGCTCACCTGTTGAACAATCGAGTAAAATATTGTTCAAATGTCTATCACCTAGACCCAATATATATCCGACAATAGAACTTGCGGCAACACCTCTTGTGTACTTTTTCTTAGCTTCAAACCAGTCATTTGGATCAGGAAAAGagtcaaaaaagaaatttcttaGTTGAGGTTTTGTCTCGCTAGTAACTTTCAAGTAAGTTTTCAGTCTCTCTTTGTTCGATTTTGTTTGGACTGCTTTCATAGCTTTCCTTGCTTGATCGAATGTTATCTTATCATCTTTATGTAGTGTACTCAAAATCTGATGTAATGATGTAGAGTTTGCTACAAATTCAATTATTCCCGCCTTTGGCCCTAACGGAATCACTTTGTATGTTCTAATACCTAAGTCCAACTTTCTTAGCACTTTGTCATTTCTTAAAATTTTGTTAACCTGTTGGAATACTTGTTCCATAATGGCATCTTGTCTCAAATCGTCGTTACTGCCCTTCATTAACACCTTTTGTGTTGTTCCATCAGAAATATTGAAGGTGATTATTTTTGGCAAGGATAATCCAGTACTAGTGATGTTAACGGTTTCATTGACGGATACGATATAAGGGCGAGCTTTCCTTCCATCAACGGAACTCCTGATAGCAAATTCACTAGTTGGTAAGGGAAACTTCCCTAATTTCAGCTCATTCAGCCAATATTGTccaattttcaaattagCTAAATGTAGCTTCTTTGTATTCTGCAcaaatttaaaatttgCTAATTCTACAGACATTTCACAAAACTCTTGTACAGGAAGTAAATACTCCTTTGCAAAAGCACCTTTATCGTATCCCTGTAGCTCTAAAAGAATCTTCCTGACAGCTTGGATTTTTTGGGATATGCCGGTATCTTTATTAGATTGTTTGTCATATAGTAATATACTCATGACTGAATAGAGAGAATCATATGGTAGTTTATAGAGAAGGCGTTTCATAGTTAGCTGCAATGGCTTTTGAAATTCGTTATCCTCcattgaaatctttgatgCAATCTGATTTACCCAAGGTAAAAACTTCCAACTTGGTATCGtaccaatttctttatatagCAACTGATTGATCCTACTATTGTCGTCATTTTCAAACCATAAACCACAAAACTTATCAATAATGTCATTATCGTACTTATTACTGAAAACTAAGGTGTTGAGATAAAAGTGAAGCGCATGCCATAAGAacttctctttttgaagaagcaaagTTTTTAATATCTCAGAATCTCTATTATATTGTATTGCAACACGATGGTAATGTCTTTTGgcatcttttctttcattttctggtAATTTCGTGTTTTTGTATATTAGTTCCAAAGCTTTCAGGTTGGCCTTCCCAGTATGTGATCTgcgttctttttcttcaatctcTCCGTTTGATCGTAACTTTTGGGCTTGTTCATCAAGAAAGCTGCCAAGTGTATAAAAGACATCGGAGCTTGATTCATGGTCGTCCACGTTTATATCCCAATTCacaatattttcttcatataTCGTGGCAGCTGATTCAAGTCTGGATTCAGAACTCCACTTGACTAAGTGAGCTTTAACTTGATCCATTGAAATGTCGAGAAGTGATTTAAAATTGTTGTATTGTTCGCTTCCACTAATGTCCATCTTATCATAATCTAAAAGGTCTCTCATTATCATAACGGGTGTTTTATACTCGCGAGATTCCCAAAGGGCATTAGCAGACACGTAACTTGCCAACCTTTCGACTTGGGATGATACAGAAGAGTCTTCATACGAGTGTATAGCATTTTTGACTATATTGTTCATTAAAGTAGCGTTTCGTAGCGCATCTTGAGACGCATCGTTAGAAATTGCCATCTGAATGTAATTAGCAAGCTGAATAACAGAGCCAAGCTGTAAGTAGTTCGAAAGTTTTGCGTTCTGCTCTAGCGTATTTTTAGAAAGCACGTTCATTAAAGTGTATCTACTCTTCAATGTTATTTTGTGATCACGGAAATCTGTAATTTTTAGTTTTGCCTCGTCAGCATTCATGATAGATTTCAATGTATGTGGAAAAGAAGTGCCAAGTTGAGAAGTTGACGCTATTTTCATGAATTCAATAATTGCGGTTAAAGTATCCATCCATTCCTCAAGGTTGGGGAAGTCCTGTCGACAGTCAAAAACTGTTAATAAGGAGTCCTCTAAACTCTTAACAGCATAGTCAATATCTCGCGGTATGTTTTTTATGGCGTTGTATAAACCTTTCGCTTTGGAATCAATCAGTTTTGGAGTCAACAATTTCCAATCTCCTAATTCCAAACTCCATTTATAAACATCACTGGATCCTGAGTTTCTGCTTTCTAATAAACTTGTTAGTCCGTAGAAACCGCTCTCTTCTGTAGCCTTAATTAATGAccctctttcttctttagaTGAACCGGTATAGTTTGCATCAAAGTCAGCGTTATTGAAGAGAAAACGCTTCCATGTATTTGATTCAATTCTATTAATGGAGTTTAAAACTCCATTGATTGAATGTGGAACAGGCAAACCTGCTATaaaatcattatcatttatGGATTCGTAAATTCTTTGAAGCGTGTTTATATTCATCTCTTCGGTCTTTGGCATGTTCATTTCctcaaataataaataaccgaattcaaattcttctaTTTGAAGAGAGATTTGacaaatattttctaaatCCAAGCAGGAATAAGCACGCAGAcagtttctttctttatatcTTGAACCCATTCTTATCATTTTTACTACACTAAAGAGCAACCTCaactttattttgaaatctttagCATTTAGCAGTATTGATAATTGGGAAAATATCTGGTTAATCCACTTTAAACAGCTCTTTGGATCAAATGTCAtcgaaaggaaaaataaatcttGAAGCACTGATTCACAAAAAGTGCTTGATTCTTTGCACAAAGGATACAAACACACTATGTGGGGTATATTAAATGAGATGTGATGAACTAAACCACAAGCAAACTTGGCTATCCAACTGCCATATGGTTCGTTTGGTGAGGCATAGCAATTGCGTAGAAATGTATCCATTTGAGCTTTACTAGTTAATGGGTGCATAGCGTTCAACACGTCCTTATCCAATGGAGCAATTTTGTCCTTGTTTTCATCTAAAATTTCCCCAGTAACGCCAAACTCGCTTCCTGTATTATCAATTGAATAACCCACCAAGTACGTCATAATGCACTCcgaaagaaagaatgttcTGGTAGAACTATATAATTCGGCTTGTTTATTAAACGCTGAAAGACGTCCGTATATTGTGTACGGTAAACCAGGATGACCAAATACGAcctcaaaatttttcagatgaCTATCACTGCTGAGAGCTGATGAAGTATTTACTTTTACTTCTTCCTGTGAAAATTTATTCGAGAGATTTGCGAACCACAATTTGAAGTTTAGACTGAGATATTCCTTCGGAACGTGATGTTTTAGAATGTTACACGCAAATGTACTAGAAACGAAATAATCTATCTTTGACGTTACTGGTTTCCTAGCGTGTGagaaaagtaaagaaagtAATATAACGTCGTTTGTAGCACAATCACTCGCTTCCAATACCTCAGTGTTTTCATATATGTCATCTTGAATCATATTTCCGAGTATCGCATCAAGGCAGTGTTTCCaagtcttttttttcatgagGTTCCAGTGCTCTATAAGCCttatagtttttttaaaggaCGGATTGAGTTCTTTATTGTTCTCTCTCAAATATATGAAAACTTTGCAAAAGAAGATGGACAACGACCGTTCTACCATAAGCATATTTTTGTCAACGAGGTTGAAAATTGAGTTGAAAATTGTGATAATTTCATCATGGATTTGTATATCAAccaaaaactttgaaagtCGAACTATGATAAAGTTCGAGATTGATGAGTTTAAAAGTATATTTTCATATATCACAAAGAGATACTTCAATTCCCTGACACTTCGTAATTTTCCTGTATGAGTCGACGCTTCTTCAAGGTCGGTGACAACTGAAAGAAACAACAGTTTGAATTCTTGAGCggaattttcttcattagaAAAGTGTTTTTGGATTAAGTTTGTTCCGGCAATTAAAGGTATATGAAGTGGGTATTGGTACCTCATAGACGCAGTAGAATTCTCAAACAAATATTTGGCAAGGTAGGAATCTGGATatagtttttcaatgattGACCGAACCTCTGTTAGCGAGCCTAGGTCTGTAAACCTTATGATCCATTTTAGCATTAACAAACGGTATTTTTGGTAATTTTTTGCCGTTGTTTTACCTGATATTTGAGGTATTATATCGAATACTAGTTCATTTATACCGCCACCGATAAAGGCAAGTGGTATGCATAGATAATAGCTATTTTCAACCAGGTAGGCATCGTCATGTTCGGAAATTTCATGTAATAATTTCAGgacttttctttcattaaaACCGtgagaaaaatatattgCAGAAATCTCAACAAGATATTTTGCCAAAAATTGATGCatatcatcaaattcaaacagAGATATATCCCATTCTGTTTCAAGTTTGGCATTAGGaactttgattttgttaaaCCAGTACATGATTAGATCAAACTTGCAGAACTCAAAGAGCTGCATAAGATCTTGATGGTTTAAATCACTTGCTATTTGTTTCAATGCTTGTTTGATAAACGTGCGCGTGTGGTTAAAGTTTGAATATGTCATCATgtcttccaaagaaaataccaaGCTTGGGTAAGAAACTAATGATAATTTAGACATTGTAAGTGAGTAAAAGG encodes the following:
- the TEL1 gene encoding DNA-binding protein kinase TEL1; this translates as MNDHRIMDALYLLSSTKIKERNNALDELTTVLKEDPERIPTKVLPTTADALVELLASEHTKYCEILRNLTDLTKNKLSLSESRLSTVSYVLRLFVEKTCTRFKVKTIKLLLSVVPELMVKENSKSLLDGVSVHLSFALDTLIKSDPFKLKFMVHQWVSLVDKVCEYFSHQMRISIVDKTLTNFISILLNLLTLDTVGIYQVTKTIIWSVIDFLRLNKKENGNTRLIMSLINQLILRCHCLSIIDILMLIKETWNYNLTIGHTSNESVQDQLSLFDVTSSELMNQKLPYMIGQESYKEELRSESFLSLYREYILLRLSDYKPQLFTLDYIECSSFRDSDDKKSWFELCDFRLRDSNGTSVWLKILGITKSLLTYFALNSKHENTSLLFKKRRCDSDITSILRVSDDMDTFLIHLLREENSHKLELIGLQLCSFYGALKDFTQNFTMQLKELLFSKFEKVQSFNLVCFTFIPLLSQHKCKISNDDMTRLFKVCLPLVKSKESCQISCLLLVNAIKFSKQLLLDEKTVNQIYDLYELSDISGPILISNESFMLWGYLQHFGKDFQSINGSSSSDRIFVWLKSKWNQLHEIDDRQDLFPNFISWLGNKYDTKDPFNDRKCRRKKPILPFWDESCHIWQHFQKQREFLLGIKSGEKLKSYDTPFFNIPKVALNLTRYNEIIYRLLENIENETSLSPLQRFRWAAKMLQIVDNLCGDSTFSEFISAYKRTISLTLPHLTFDNLASYGLFFEEVLSIHTANVNHLVFDKIDMKGIVIDFIRMQKSKSRTGTSIVNHFQASSEDGTWDLSPDARGHKFQGRYHSDMDKAFQAYLWASEGRNVSERLVAILEFSDCITTDIFMSCLGAFCQWLKQQIADHSPYNKVLEEFTEALGEKLLCNHYSSSNQAMYLLTSYIDAIRQQWLSYPDKSLNSDCNDILDWIISRFEDNSFTGIAPTINLSKLLLNLLQYHDLSHGSVRGGKQRVFATFTRCLQRVDPCAIINELDIISNYMAQVSYKNQSIIFSEVKNLFGSPQQSLEKSAFYSLTMSKLSLVSYPSLVFSLEDMMTYSNFNHTRTFIKQALKQIASDLNHQDLMQLFEFCKFDLIMYWFNKIKVPNAKLETEWDISLFEFDDMHQFLAKYLVEISAIYFSHGFNERKVLKLLHEISEHDDAYLVENSYYLCIPLAFIGGGINELVFDIIPQISGKTTAKNYQKYRLLMLKWIIRFTDLGSLTEVRSIIEKLYPDSYLAKYLFENSTASMRYQYPLHIPLIAGTNLIQKHFSNEENSAQEFKLLFLSVVTDLEEASTHTGKLRSVRELKYLFVIYENILLNSSISNFIIVRLSKFLVDIQIHDEIITIFNSIFNLVDKNMLMVERSLSIFFCKVFIYLRENNKELNPSFKKTIRLIEHWNLMKKKTWKHCLDAILGNMIQDDIYENTEVLEASDCATNDVILLSLLFSHARKPVTSKIDYFVSSTFACNILKHHVPKEYLSLNFKLWFANLSNKFSQEEVKVNTSSALSSDSHLKNFEVVFGHPGLPYTIYGRLSAFNKQAELYSSTRTFFLSECIMTYLVGYSIDNTGSEFGVTGEILDENKDKIAPLDKDVLNAMHPLTSKAQMDTFLRNCYASPNEPYGSWIAKFACGLVHHISFNIPHIVCLYPLCKESSTFCESVLQDLFFLSMTFDPKSCLKWINQIFSQLSILLNAKDFKIKLRLLFSVVKMIRMGSRYKERNCLRAYSCLDLENICQISLQIEEFEFGYLLFEEMNMPKTEEMNINTLQRIYESINDNDFIAGLPVPHSINGVLNSINRIESNTWKRFLFNNADFDANYTGSSKEERGSLIKATEESGFYGLTSLLESRNSGSSDVYKWSLELGDWKLLTPKLIDSKAKGLYNAIKNIPRDIDYAVKSLEDSLLTVFDCRQDFPNLEEWMDTLTAIIEFMKIASTSQLGTSFPHTLKSIMNADEAKLKITDFRDHKITLKSRYTLMNVLSKNTLEQNAKLSNYLQLGSVIQLANYIQMAISNDASQDALRNATLMNNIVKNAIHSYEDSSVSSQVERLASYVSANALWESREYKTPVMIMRDLLDYDKMDISGSEQYNNFKSLLDISMDQVKAHLVKWSSESRLESAATIYEENIVNWDINVDDHESSSDVFYTLGSFLDEQAQKLRSNGEIEEKERRSHTGKANLKALELIYKNTKLPENERKDAKRHYHRVAIQYNRDSEILKTLLLQKEKFLWHALHFYLNTLVFSNKYDNDIIDKFCGLWFENDDNSRINQLLYKEIGTIPSWKFLPWVNQIASKISMEDNEFQKPLQLTMKRLLYKLPYDSLYSVMSILLYDKQSNKDTGISQKIQAVRKILLELQGYDKGAFAKEYLLPVQEFCEMSVELANFKFVQNTKKLHLANLKIGQYWLNELKLGKFPLPTSEFAIRSSVDGRKARPYIVSVNETVNITSTGLSLPKIITFNISDGTTQKVLMKGSNDDLRQDAIMEQVFQQVNKILRNDKVLRKLDLGIRTYKVIPLGPKAGIIEFVANSTSLHQILSTLHKDDKITFDQARKAMKAVQTKSNKERLKTYLKVTSETKPQLRNFFFDSFPDPNDWFEAKKKYTRGVAASSIVGYILGLGDRHLNNILLDCSTGEPIHIDLGIAFDQGRLLPIPELVPFRLTRDIIDGFGVTGVDGLFRRSCERVYALLRKDYIKVMCVLNILKWDPLYSWVMSPVKKHEHLFEEESEIISTFDNVSKFINISDKNENQESYRALKGVEEKLMGNGLSVESSVQDLIQQATDPSNLSVIYMGWSPFY